One genomic region from Pseudoduganella lutea encodes:
- a CDS encoding endo-1,4-beta-xylanase, protein MFRRLFLALGLLLAGAAASAAAPAPLTPALQAARPLDMLAPDRSAFSFRDAINPEGAKGSVTVAGNADGAPVFRATNPKGSSNYDGIAVSWRTAGPIRRGDVLYARVAMRSLGARQESGESEGLLYFRSEAGGDRQPQTFSIGQEWTTVSFPFVAREDVPAGQGVLAFSYGNLEQTFEIAGLELLNFGDRVKLADLPLTRFTYAGREPDAAWRKAALQRIEQVRTAPIAIKVVDAAGKPVPGAQVKAELVQPEFLWGSEVDAERLVSAGPDGERYRKEVRELFDTTVIGNGLKWPRWRDPKYRPSAEQALDWLRANGKRVKGHNLVWPAWKFTPEDIARDPAQRARIGELVEAHIRDITAATHGKLIGWDVINEPVHEQDYFKHVPVERVAEWFKMAEKSDPALQLTLNEYAMLNRSSSPLFIREFKDFAAMLRKNGARIDILGVQGHVGQTPRAPVSVLSDLDLLAEGGNKVQITEFDMNTPDAALQGDYTRDFLIAVYSHPAVTGFIQWGFWESAHWKPDAAMYRKDWTPKPNLAAWKELVLDRWKTRLDSRTGAAGELAARGHRGRYKATASAGGRTGNAEFTLGAEGAQALITLK, encoded by the coding sequence ATGTTCCGCCGTCTATTCCTCGCTCTGGGCCTGTTGCTGGCGGGCGCCGCGGCCAGTGCCGCCGCACCCGCGCCGCTGACCCCGGCATTGCAGGCCGCCCGCCCGCTCGACATGCTGGCCCCCGACCGTTCCGCCTTCAGCTTCCGCGATGCGATCAATCCCGAAGGTGCCAAGGGCAGCGTCACCGTGGCCGGCAATGCCGATGGCGCGCCGGTGTTCCGCGCGACCAACCCGAAGGGATCGTCGAACTACGACGGCATCGCCGTCAGCTGGCGCACGGCCGGGCCGATCCGGCGCGGCGACGTGCTGTATGCACGCGTGGCCATGCGCAGCCTCGGCGCGCGCCAGGAATCGGGCGAATCTGAAGGGTTGCTGTACTTCCGCAGCGAGGCCGGCGGCGATCGCCAGCCGCAAACCTTCAGCATCGGCCAGGAATGGACCACGGTCAGCTTCCCGTTCGTGGCGCGCGAGGACGTGCCGGCCGGGCAGGGCGTGCTGGCCTTCAGCTATGGCAACCTGGAACAGACGTTCGAGATCGCCGGCCTGGAACTGCTCAACTTCGGCGACCGTGTGAAGCTCGCTGACCTGCCGCTGACCCGCTTCACCTATGCCGGGCGCGAACCGGACGCCGCGTGGCGCAAGGCAGCGTTGCAACGCATCGAACAGGTGCGGACAGCCCCGATTGCCATCAAGGTGGTCGACGCGGCCGGCAAGCCGGTGCCGGGGGCGCAGGTCAAGGCCGAGCTGGTGCAGCCCGAATTCCTGTGGGGCAGCGAGGTCGATGCCGAACGCCTGGTGTCCGCAGGCCCGGATGGCGAGCGCTATCGGAAAGAAGTGCGCGAGCTGTTCGACACTACCGTGATCGGCAATGGCCTGAAGTGGCCGCGCTGGCGCGATCCCAAGTACCGTCCCAGCGCGGAACAGGCGCTCGACTGGCTGCGCGCCAACGGCAAGCGCGTCAAGGGCCACAACCTGGTATGGCCGGCCTGGAAGTTCACGCCGGAGGATATCGCGCGCGACCCGGCGCAGCGCGCGCGCATCGGCGAGCTGGTGGAGGCGCACATCCGCGACATCACCGCCGCGACCCACGGCAAACTGATCGGCTGGGACGTGATCAACGAGCCGGTGCACGAGCAGGATTACTTCAAGCACGTACCGGTCGAACGCGTGGCGGAATGGTTCAAGATGGCCGAGAAATCCGATCCGGCGCTGCAGCTCACGCTGAACGAGTACGCCATGCTCAACCGCAGTTCCAGCCCGCTGTTCATCCGGGAGTTCAAGGATTTCGCCGCCATGCTGCGCAAGAACGGCGCGCGCATCGATATCCTCGGCGTGCAGGGACACGTCGGCCAGACGCCGCGCGCGCCCGTCTCGGTGCTGTCCGACCTCGACCTGCTGGCCGAAGGCGGCAACAAGGTGCAGATCACCGAATTCGACATGAACACCCCGGATGCGGCGCTGCAGGGCGACTACACGCGCGATTTCCTGATCGCGGTGTACAGCCATCCGGCCGTTACCGGTTTCATCCAGTGGGGCTTCTGGGAAAGCGCGCACTGGAAACCCGATGCCGCGATGTACCGCAAGGACTGGACACCCAAGCCGAACCTGGCGGCGTGGAAGGAGCTGGTGCTGGACCGCTGGAAGACGCGCCTGGACAGCCGCACCGGCGCCGCCGGCGAACTGGCCGCGCGCGGTCACCGCGGCCGCTACAAAGCCACCGCCAGCGCCGGCGGGCGCACCGGCAATGCCGAGTTCACACTGGGCGCCGAAGGCGCGCAAGCTCTCATCACCCTCAAATAA
- a CDS encoding GH92 family glycosyl hydrolase, translating to MTRIRLTPIALALAALPLHAIADPLRHVDPRIGVVGDGATVIGPSLPFGSVHPAPDTARGDNDGYRPDQPIRGFSQLHVSGTGWGQYGNFLISPQVGLNTVPGTYDSAKADERAEAHQYSVRLTRHGIGAELAPTRNAVIYRFRFPASDDAHIVFDAVQHIPGHINESMMAQYRTPVPARLELSADGRSLSGHARFPGGFGGPYQAYYYAEIDRAPSAFGTWRDKALQPGARRIDSSGTLEHLGSYGRFDTRDGRPVTMKIAVSFRSVEHARATLAREIPGWNYEAVRDAGARHWREALGAIDVQGGTDAERTIFYTALYHAHVMPRDRTGQFERFPDTAPMWDDHYAIWDTWRTLYPLYALIRPDVVRDTVNSFIARQQADGAVPDTFIAGVPQFREQGGNGTDMIIADAHAKGIAGVDWHKAYEVIRHNADRRRTGPHFDNPGKGPGPYRELGWIPAGIMSNSMSLEYSYNDFAAAQVAEALGQADDARRWRERSRKWTSLWNPDAADAGFQGFTMPRKADGTWIDVDTRKYGGSWKPHFYESNAWTYSYFVPHQAAMLVERMGGRQRFIERLEYAFANNLIDTFNEPSFLVPQLFHYVNRPDLSARWLQRITGEKFTLKGYPGDDDSGAMSSYYVWSRLGLFPNAGQDVYFLNGPAFDALAVRRPGKADLQITRSGEGIYVAGVTLDGKPHERSWLRHAELDRTHRLHFTMSAMPTAWATRSAPPPSMP from the coding sequence ATGACCAGAATCAGACTCACTCCGATCGCGCTGGCCCTGGCCGCACTGCCGCTGCACGCAATCGCCGATCCGCTGCGCCATGTCGATCCCCGCATCGGCGTGGTGGGCGACGGCGCCACCGTGATCGGCCCGTCGCTGCCATTCGGCTCGGTGCACCCCGCTCCCGACACGGCCAGAGGCGACAACGACGGCTACCGGCCCGACCAGCCGATCCGCGGCTTCTCCCAGCTGCATGTCAGCGGCACCGGCTGGGGCCAGTATGGCAACTTCCTGATCTCGCCGCAGGTCGGCCTGAACACCGTGCCCGGCACGTACGACTCCGCCAAGGCGGACGAGCGGGCCGAGGCGCACCAGTACAGCGTGCGCCTGACGCGCCACGGCATCGGCGCCGAACTGGCGCCGACCCGCAACGCGGTGATCTACCGTTTCCGCTTTCCCGCATCGGACGATGCCCACATAGTGTTCGACGCCGTGCAGCACATTCCCGGCCATATCAACGAGTCGATGATGGCGCAGTACCGCACGCCGGTACCGGCCAGGCTGGAGCTTTCCGCGGACGGGCGCAGCCTGTCTGGCCATGCCCGCTTCCCGGGCGGCTTCGGCGGCCCCTACCAGGCGTACTACTACGCCGAGATCGACCGCGCGCCGAGCGCTTTCGGCACCTGGCGCGACAAAGCCTTGCAGCCCGGCGCGCGCCGCATCGACAGTTCCGGCACGCTGGAACACCTGGGCAGCTACGGGCGGTTCGACACGCGCGATGGCCGCCCTGTCACCATGAAGATCGCCGTATCGTTTCGCAGCGTCGAGCATGCGCGCGCGACGCTGGCGCGGGAAATCCCTGGCTGGAACTACGAGGCAGTACGCGACGCCGGCGCCCGGCACTGGCGCGAGGCGCTCGGCGCCATCGACGTGCAGGGCGGCACCGACGCCGAGCGGACGATCTTCTACACGGCGCTGTACCACGCCCACGTGATGCCGCGCGACCGCACCGGGCAATTCGAGCGCTTCCCCGACACCGCGCCCATGTGGGACGACCACTACGCGATCTGGGATACGTGGCGCACGCTGTACCCGCTGTATGCGTTGATCCGGCCCGACGTCGTGCGCGACACCGTGAATTCCTTCATCGCCCGCCAGCAGGCCGACGGCGCCGTGCCGGACACCTTCATCGCCGGCGTGCCGCAGTTCCGCGAACAGGGCGGCAACGGCACCGACATGATCATCGCCGACGCCCATGCGAAAGGGATCGCCGGGGTCGACTGGCACAAGGCCTACGAGGTCATCCGGCACAACGCCGACCGGCGCCGGACCGGCCCCCACTTCGACAACCCCGGCAAGGGCCCCGGCCCCTACCGCGAACTGGGCTGGATCCCTGCCGGGATCATGTCGAACTCCATGTCGCTGGAATATTCGTACAACGACTTCGCCGCCGCCCAGGTGGCCGAGGCGCTGGGACAGGCCGACGATGCCCGGCGCTGGCGCGAGCGTTCGCGCAAGTGGACCAGCCTGTGGAATCCCGACGCCGCCGATGCCGGCTTCCAGGGTTTCACCATGCCGCGCAAGGCGGACGGCACGTGGATCGATGTCGATACCCGGAAATATGGCGGCTCCTGGAAGCCGCACTTCTACGAATCGAACGCGTGGACCTATTCCTATTTCGTGCCGCACCAGGCGGCAATGCTGGTCGAGCGCATGGGCGGCCGGCAGCGCTTCATCGAACGCCTCGAGTATGCTTTCGCCAACAACCTGATCGACACGTTCAACGAGCCGTCGTTCCTGGTCCCGCAACTGTTCCATTACGTGAACCGGCCGGACCTGTCGGCCAGGTGGCTGCAGCGCATTACCGGCGAAAAGTTCACGCTGAAGGGCTACCCGGGGGACGATGACAGCGGCGCGATGTCGTCCTACTACGTGTGGTCCAGGCTGGGCCTGTTCCCCAATGCCGGCCAGGATGTGTACTTCCTCAACGGACCGGCGTTCGACGCGCTGGCCGTGCGGCGCCCTGGCAAAGCCGACCTGCAGATCACGCGCAGCGGCGAAGGCATCTACGTTGCCGGCGTCACGCTCGATGGCAAGCCCCATGAACGATCGTGGCTGCGCCATGCGGAGCTGGACAGGACGCACCGCCTGCATTTCACCATGAGCGCCATGCCGACCGCCTGGGCCACGCGCAGCGCCCCGCCGCCTTCCATGCCGTAG
- a CDS encoding choice-of-anchor Q domain-containing protein: MKRHRISLAITLLCSLAGASLPALAWQEGGNEAPSGEPYDVLVRSYPGPHQAYLAWSNDAADTNGFRIERREAGSTEWQAVASVGPAARSHVDSGLRRETAFEYRIVALRADASGGAASAEVGLVTPGKSAAKRDYDRAAAPRRLAAQPMNSQEIMLEWSDVTPDESGFRIERHEPGTGWQEIAMLEADTEVYRDSGLQSGTLYRYRVSSLRDSGGAIRGEVAATTPPLDIQQVFYVDARYGNNANPGTEDRPFATIQKAHDVMTPGQTVLVRNGTYTNPWNYTVVMIRTSGTEGAPITYRNYPGERPLVKTTKGKNHHGIEVRDAAHIVIDGFEVEGHVKQVTYEEAKEQNDLALAYSKMTPPKYIGAIVDSNGISLSGKTLNKTHHIVIRNNVVRDTPGGGIAANFTDYVTIDNNRVSGTSAYSPYGTSGISFLTPYNYDANTASYKLVATGNVVSGASNLFPCNCFGFRQPTDGNGIIIDSFLKYAYAGRTLVANNIVFDNGGRGIHSLNVQHLDVFNNTTYRNSNIEITGEGEISMQKTRFARIWNNIMVARPDRPANRYFQSSDIDFSHNIVYGGNSWIETGGSNNRVGVDPRFVATSGPLAFQLAADSPAVDSAHPAGVPSTDVYDAPRPRGDAADVGAVESF; this comes from the coding sequence ATGAAACGACACCGCATTTCCCTGGCGATTACCCTGTTGTGCAGCCTGGCCGGCGCCAGCCTGCCCGCGCTGGCCTGGCAGGAGGGCGGCAACGAGGCGCCCAGCGGCGAACCCTACGATGTGCTGGTGCGCAGCTATCCCGGCCCGCACCAGGCCTACCTCGCCTGGTCGAACGACGCGGCCGATACCAACGGTTTCCGGATCGAGCGCCGCGAAGCCGGTTCGACCGAGTGGCAGGCTGTGGCAAGCGTTGGCCCAGCGGCACGCAGCCACGTCGATTCCGGCCTGCGCCGCGAGACCGCATTCGAGTACCGGATCGTCGCGTTGCGTGCGGACGCTTCCGGCGGCGCCGCCTCCGCCGAGGTTGGCCTCGTCACGCCGGGCAAGTCCGCCGCGAAACGCGACTACGACCGCGCCGCCGCGCCGCGCCGGCTCGCCGCCCAGCCGATGAACAGCCAGGAAATCATGCTGGAGTGGTCCGATGTCACGCCGGACGAAAGCGGCTTCCGGATCGAGCGTCACGAGCCGGGGACGGGCTGGCAGGAAATCGCCATGCTCGAAGCGGATACGGAAGTGTACCGGGACAGTGGCCTGCAATCGGGCACGCTGTACCGCTACCGGGTGAGCTCGTTGCGCGACAGCGGTGGCGCCATCCGCGGCGAAGTGGCGGCGACCACGCCACCGCTCGATATCCAGCAGGTGTTCTACGTCGACGCGCGGTACGGCAACAACGCCAATCCTGGAACGGAAGACCGGCCGTTCGCCACCATCCAGAAGGCCCACGACGTCATGACGCCGGGCCAGACCGTCCTCGTGCGCAACGGCACTTACACCAATCCGTGGAACTACACGGTCGTAATGATCAGGACGTCCGGCACGGAGGGCGCACCGATCACGTACCGCAACTATCCGGGCGAGCGTCCACTGGTCAAGACTACGAAGGGCAAGAACCACCATGGCATCGAAGTGCGCGACGCGGCCCATATCGTCATCGACGGCTTCGAGGTGGAAGGCCACGTCAAGCAGGTGACGTACGAGGAGGCCAAGGAGCAGAACGACCTGGCGCTGGCCTACTCGAAGATGACGCCGCCGAAGTACATCGGCGCGATCGTCGACTCGAACGGCATCAGCCTGTCGGGCAAGACGCTGAACAAGACCCACCATATTGTCATCCGCAACAACGTCGTTCGCGACACGCCGGGTGGCGGCATCGCCGCCAACTTCACTGACTACGTCACGATCGACAACAACCGCGTCTCGGGCACCAGCGCCTATTCGCCATACGGCACCTCGGGCATCAGTTTCCTGACACCGTACAACTACGACGCCAACACGGCCAGCTACAAGCTGGTCGCCACAGGCAACGTGGTCTCCGGCGCCAGCAACCTGTTCCCCTGCAACTGCTTCGGCTTCAGGCAGCCGACCGACGGCAACGGCATCATCATCGACTCGTTCCTGAAGTACGCCTACGCCGGCCGCACCCTGGTGGCCAACAACATCGTCTTCGACAACGGCGGGCGCGGCATCCATTCGCTCAACGTCCAGCACCTGGACGTGTTCAACAACACCACCTACCGGAACAGCAACATCGAGATCACCGGGGAAGGGGAGATCTCGATGCAGAAGACCCGCTTCGCGCGCATCTGGAACAACATCATGGTGGCGCGTCCCGACCGTCCGGCCAATCGCTACTTCCAGTCGAGCGATATCGATTTCAGCCACAACATCGTCTACGGCGGCAACAGCTGGATCGAGACCGGCGGCAGCAACAACCGGGTCGGCGTCGATCCGCGCTTCGTCGCCACGTCCGGCCCGCTGGCTTTCCAGCTGGCTGCCGACAGCCCGGCGGTCGACAGTGCGCATCCGGCCGGCGTCCCGTCGACCGACGTGTATGACGCCCCGCGCCCACGCGGCGACGCGGCCGACGTGGGCGCGGTGGAAAGCTTCTAG
- the msrA gene encoding peptide-methionine (S)-S-oxide reductase MsrA, protein MTQQTETAILAGGCFWGMEELIRRQPGVLSTRVGYTGGDVPNATYRNHGTHAEGIEIVFDPAVTSFRRMLEFFFQIHDPTTRNRQGNDIGTSYRSAIFYRDAAQKQVAEQTVADVDASGLWPGKVVTEIAPAGPFWEAEPEHQDYLQVHPNGYTCHWIRPDWQLPERQA, encoded by the coding sequence ATGACACAGCAAACCGAAACCGCCATCCTCGCCGGCGGCTGCTTCTGGGGAATGGAAGAACTGATCCGCCGCCAGCCGGGCGTGCTCTCCACACGCGTTGGCTACACGGGAGGCGACGTGCCGAACGCCACCTATCGCAACCACGGCACCCATGCCGAAGGCATCGAGATCGTCTTCGATCCGGCCGTCACCAGCTTCCGGCGCATGCTCGAGTTCTTCTTCCAGATCCACGATCCGACCACGCGCAACCGCCAGGGCAACGACATCGGCACGAGCTACCGCTCCGCGATCTTCTACCGCGACGCTGCGCAGAAGCAGGTGGCCGAACAAACGGTGGCGGACGTCGATGCATCCGGCCTGTGGCCCGGCAAGGTCGTGACCGAGATCGCGCCGGCCGGGCCTTTCTGGGAAGCGGAACCCGAGCACCAGGATTACCTTCAGGTGCATCCGAACGGCTACACGTGCCACTGGATCCGGCCGGACTGGCAGCTGCCGGAACGCCAGGCGTAG